One Peromyscus leucopus breed LL Stock chromosome 20, UCI_PerLeu_2.1, whole genome shotgun sequence genomic region harbors:
- the Znf623 gene encoding zinc finger protein 623 — protein sequence MSDELTVLEPSASEPGEFHEDRLAQLLGNPERQGLESPPSQEGGFKQMTVTHWKIQTGETAQMCSKSGRNPILNSNLLILQRELIEGEGHSCGIGGKSFPFNSNVVPHQISHPGEKPYQCDHCGKGFSQNSLLSEHQRVHTGDRLYVCNVCGKDLIHYANLVEHQHVHTGEKPFKCAQCGKAFCHSSDLLRHQRVHTRERPFECKECGKGFSQSSLLIRHQRIHTGERPYECNECGKSFIRSSSLIRHYQIHTEVKQYECRDCGKAFRHRSDLIEHQRIHTGERPFECQECGKAFIRSSKLIQHQRIHTGERPYVCNECGKRFSQTSNFTQHQRIHTGEKLYECNECGKAFFLSSYLIRHQKIHTGERVYECKECGKAFLQKAHLTEHQKIHTGDRPFECKDCGKAFIQSSKLLLHQIVHTGEKPYVCSYCGKGFIQRSNFLQHQKMHTEENLYKFSQRGKDLTPPPDLVHQEDLSLSETSVHLGETSVDQECHADNL from the coding sequence ATGTCAGACGAGCTCACAGTGCTGGAGCCTTCCGCCTCTGAGCCCGGGGAATTTCATGAAGACAGATTAGCGCAGCTGTTGGGGAATCCAGAAAGGCAGGGCCTAGAGAGTCCCCCCTCTCAGGAGGGGGGCTTCAAGCAGATGACAGTGACCCACTGGAaaattcaaacaggagaaacagCCCAGATGTGTAGTAAGTCAGGAAGAAACCCTATTCTCAACTCAAACCTCCTTATACTTCAGAGAGAGCTTATAGAAGGGGAGGGCCATTCTTGTGGTATTGGTGGCAAGAGCTTCCCTTTTAATTCAAATGTAGTTCCACATCAGATTTCTCACCCAGGGGAGAAGCCTTATCAATGTGATCATTGTGGGAAAGGCTTCAGTCAGAACTCCCTCCTCAGTGAACATCAAAGAGTCCACACCGGGGACAGACTCTATGTGTGTAACGTGTGTGGGAAAGACCTCATTCACTATGCAAACCTAGTTGAACATCAGCATGTACATACAGGAGAAAAGCCCTTCAAGTGTGCCCAGTGTGGAAAAGCGTTTTGTCACAGTTCAGACCTGCTTCGGCACCAGAGAGTCCATACCAGAGAGAGGCCTTTTGAATGTAAAGAGTGTGGGAAAGGCTTCAGTCAGAGCTCCTTGCTCATTCGCCATCAAAGAATTCACACAGGAGAGAGACCCTATGAGTGTAACGAGTGTGGAAAATCTTTCATTCGGAGCTCGAGCCTCATTCGGCATTACCAGATCCACACGGAAGTCAAACAGTATGAATGTAGAGACTGCGGGAAGGCCTTCCGACACCGTTCAGACCTTATTGAGCACCAGagaatccacactggagagaGACCCTTTGAGTGTCAGGAGTGTGGGAAGGCCTTTATTCGAAGCTCAAAGCTCATTCagcatcagagaattcataccgGCGAGCGGCCTTATGTATGCAACGAGTGTGGGAAGCGTTTCAGTCAGACCTCCAACTTCACTCAGCATCAGAGAATCCATACTGGGGAGAAACTCTATGAGTGTAATGAATGTGGGAAAGCATTCTTTCTGAGTTCGTACCTCATTCGACACCAGAAAATCCACACTGGTGAACGGGTGTATGAATGTAAAGAATGCGGGAAGGCTTTTCTGCAGAAGGCTCACCTCACTGAGCATCAGAAGATCCACACTGGAGACAGACCCTTTGAGTGCAAAGACTGCGGGAAAGCCTTCATCCAGAGCTCGAAGCTGTTGCTGCATCAAATtgtacatactggagagaagccctatgtGTGCAGCTACTGTGGGAAAGGCTTTATACAGAGGTCCAACTTCCTTCAGCACCAGAAGATGCACACTGAAGAGAATCTCTACAAGTTTAGTCAGCGTGGAAAAgatctcaccccaccccctgaTCTTGTCCACCAGGAGGATCTTTCCCTGAGTGAGACCTCTGTTCATTTAGGAGAGACGTCTGTGGATCAGGAGTGTCATGCAGATAATTTATAA